From the Patescibacteria group bacterium genome, one window contains:
- the leuS gene encoding leucine--tRNA ligase, which translates to MYDHKKIEEKWQKKWDEERLYETKDDKKKKKYYILDMFPYPSGAGLHVGHPKGYIATDVFARMKMMQGYNVLHPMGWDAFGLPAENYAIENKVHPRVATEKNVKVFKNQLLKLGFTYDWGREINTTDPAYYKWTQWIFLQMFKKGLAYESYEPINWCPSCQTGLANEDLEDGKCERCGSEIERKPMRQWVLKITDYAERLLNDLEKLPDWEESIKEMQKNWIGRSEGAEIDFQIKNSDEAIPVFTTRIDTIFSGTFLILAPEHRLVQKITTNEQKKEVNGYIKKVASMSDLERTELNKNKTGVFTGTYVINPATGDEMPVWISDFVLVGYGTGAVFADAHDERDFEMAKIYNLPLKVSIRPKDKDSKLWERVKSLGECFSGEGILVNSGEFDGLTSAEARPKIIEWLEKQGKAKKTVNYKLRDWVFSRQRYWGEPIPIIHCDKCGAVAVPEKDLPVKLPDVKNYAPTGTGESPLANIKDWVSTKCPKCGGPGKRETNTMPQWAGSSWYWLRYIDPKNDKALVDKKKEKYWSPVDFYVGGAEHATRHLIYARFWHKFLFDLGAVNYSEPFTRLQHVGLILAEDGRKMSKRWHNVINPDDIVEKYGADSMRVYEMFMGPFSQPCAWSTNGLIGARKFLEKAIKIKAKIGKAENDRELSNLLHKTIKKVGDDIEEFKLNTAVSAMMILANKMEEAEKVDIIHYSLFIILLAPFAPHLAEELWHELGNHRQGGTGKESIFKAKWPEYDKKLVKDETINLVIQVNGKLRDTILAAADISEKEAKEEAMKSEKVKKWLERKEIVKTIFVKGKLINIVIK; encoded by the coding sequence ATGTACGACCATAAAAAAATAGAGGAAAAATGGCAGAAGAAATGGGATGAAGAGAGACTGTATGAAACCAAAGACGATAAAAAAAAGAAAAAATATTACATTTTGGATATGTTTCCTTATCCGTCCGGAGCCGGGCTGCACGTCGGGCACCCCAAAGGTTATATTGCCACGGACGTTTTTGCCCGGATGAAGATGATGCAAGGATATAATGTCTTGCACCCTATGGGCTGGGACGCTTTCGGCTTGCCAGCCGAGAATTACGCGATTGAAAATAAGGTTCATCCCAGAGTAGCCACAGAAAAAAATGTAAAAGTTTTTAAAAATCAGCTCTTAAAACTTGGCTTTACTTATGACTGGGGCAGAGAAATTAACACGACTGACCCCGCCTATTATAAATGGACGCAGTGGATATTTTTGCAGATGTTTAAAAAGGGCTTAGCTTATGAGTCTTATGAGCCGATAAATTGGTGTCCATCCTGCCAAACCGGACTGGCTAATGAGGATTTGGAAGACGGCAAATGCGAACGCTGCGGTTCGGAAATTGAAAGGAAGCCGATGCGGCAATGGGTTTTGAAAATTACGGATTATGCCGAGCGCCTGCTTAATGATTTAGAAAAATTGCCGGACTGGGAAGAATCAATCAAGGAAATGCAGAAGAATTGGATTGGACGATCAGAAGGAGCAGAGATAGATTTTCAAATCAAAAATAGTGATGAAGCTATTCCGGTTTTTACCACCAGAATTGATACGATTTTTTCTGGAACTTTTTTAATTCTTGCTCCAGAGCATAGGTTGGTGCAAAAAATTACCACCAATGAACAAAAAAAAGAAGTTAATGGCTACATAAAAAAAGTTGCCAGCATGTCCGATTTAGAGAGGACTGAATTAAATAAAAATAAAACAGGTGTTTTTACGGGGACTTATGTTATTAATCCGGCTACGGGAGACGAGATGCCTGTTTGGATTTCCGATTTTGTTTTAGTTGGCTATGGCACTGGCGCGGTTTTTGCCGATGCCCACGATGAGAGAGATTTTGAAATGGCCAAAATTTACAATTTGCCCCTAAAAGTTTCTATCCGTCCAAAAGATAAAGATTCTAAATTGTGGGAAAGAGTAAAGAGCTTGGGAGAATGTTTTTCCGGAGAAGGAATATTGGTTAATTCAGGAGAGTTTGACGGCTTAACCTCGGCTGAAGCGCGACCAAAGATTATAGAGTGGCTGGAAAAACAAGGCAAGGCAAAGAAAACAGTTAATTATAAACTTCGCGACTGGGTGTTTTCGCGGCAGAGATATTGGGGCGAACCGATTCCGATTATTCATTGCGACAAATGCGGAGCTGTCGCCGTTCCGGAAAAGGATTTGCCGGTAAAGTTGCCGGATGTGAAAAATTATGCGCCGACCGGAACAGGCGAATCGCCTTTGGCTAATATCAAAGACTGGGTAAGCACTAAATGCCCTAAGTGCGGCGGGCCGGGAAAACGCGAAACCAATACGATGCCGCAGTGGGCCGGCTCCTCCTGGTATTGGCTAAGATATATTGATCCGAAAAACGATAAGGCGCTGGTAGATAAGAAAAAAGAAAAATATTGGTCGCCGGTTGATTTTTACGTGGGCGGGGCCGAGCATGCCACCAGGCATTTAATCTATGCTCGTTTTTGGCATAAGTTTTTATTTGACCTCGGCGCTGTCAATTATTCTGAACCATTTACGCGCTTGCAGCATGTCGGCTTGATTTTAGCCGAGGACGGGCGGAAAATGAGCAAGCGCTGGCACAATGTAATCAATCCCGATGATATCGTGGAAAAATACGGGGCTGACTCCATGCGGGTTTATGAAATGTTTATGGGGCCGTTTTCCCAGCCTTGCGCTTGGAGCACTAACGGTTTGATCGGGGCGAGGAAGTTTTTGGAAAAAGCGATAAAGATAAAAGCTAAAATCGGAAAAGCGGAAAATGATAGGGAGTTAAGCAATCTGCTTCATAAAACCATTAAGAAAGTGGGTGATGACATAGAGGAGTTTAAATTAAATACTGCCGTCAGCGCCATGATGATTTTGGCGAACAAGATGGAAGAAGCGGAAAAAGTTGACATTATTCATTATTCATTATTCATTATTCTTTTAGCGCCGTTTGCTCCGCATTTAGCTGAAGAATTGTGGCATGAGTTGGGTAATCACCGCCAAGGCGGGACAGGTAAAGAAAGTATTTTTAAAGCCAAATGGCCGGAGTATGATAAAAAATTAGTAAAAGACGAGACCATAAATCTGGTTATACAAGTCAATGGCAAATTGCGCGATACTATCCTCGCGGCGGCTGATATTTCCGAAAAAGAAGCTAAAGAAGAAGCGATGAAAAGCGAGAAAGTGAAGAAATGGCTAGAGAGGAAAGAAATTGTTAAAACTATTTTTGTAAAAGGGAAGCTGATAAATATTGTTATTAAATAA
- a CDS encoding exodeoxyribonuclease III yields MEILSWNVNGIRAVARKGFLNFLKKQKPDILCLQEIKISDIARLKENFDFGGYKEYWHPAERPGYSGTAILVKEGLATKILPYLDWDNEGRVQVLDCGFFYLVNVYFPNANHELSRLDFKLKFNDKLLKYLKKLEEKKPLIITGDFNVAHEEIDLARPKDNIGNPGFTHEERNWMTKFLSSGFIDTFRYFNKNKVQYSWWSYRFSARARNIGWRIDYFCVSAKFIKQVKRAFIFEKIHGSDHCPVGIEVE; encoded by the coding sequence ATGGAAATATTATCCTGGAATGTTAATGGTATAAGGGCGGTCGCGCGCAAAGGCTTTTTGAATTTTTTAAAAAAGCAAAAACCGGATATTTTATGTCTGCAGGAAATTAAAATTTCTGATATTGCCCGGCTTAAAGAAAATTTTGATTTTGGGGGTTATAAAGAGTATTGGCATCCGGCCGAGCGGCCGGGATATAGCGGCACGGCGATTTTAGTAAAAGAGGGGTTGGCGACAAAAATTTTACCTTATTTAGACTGGGATAATGAGGGCCGGGTTCAGGTTCTGGACTGCGGCTTTTTTTATTTAGTTAATGTTTATTTCCCTAATGCTAACCATGAATTATCTCGTTTGGATTTTAAATTAAAGTTTAATGATAAGCTGTTAAAATATTTAAAAAAGCTGGAAGAAAAGAAGCCCCTTATTATAACCGGTGATTTTAATGTGGCGCATGAAGAAATTGATTTGGCTAGGCCGAAAGACAATATCGGCAACCCTGGGTTTACCCATGAGGAACGAAATTGGATGACTAAATTTTTAAGCTCCGGTTTTATAGACACTTTCCGTTATTTTAATAAAAATAAAGTCCAGTATTCTTGGTGGAGTTATCGATTTAGCGCCCGGGCCAGGAATATCGGCTGGCGGATTGACTATTTTTGCGTTTCTGCTAAATTTATAAAACAGGTAAAAAGAGCGTTCATTTTCGAAAAAATTCATGGTTCTGACCATTGCCCGGTTGGAATCGAAGTAGAATAA